A stretch of the Capsicum annuum cultivar UCD-10X-F1 chromosome 8, UCD10Xv1.1, whole genome shotgun sequence genome encodes the following:
- the LOC107840280 gene encoding B3 domain-containing protein At3g19184 — MEDRNLISVKTVTKKSCKKGQQQQVAVLHTPTSQSSASTSTQTDPSTMIKTVELERKKMIPKKPRSVKSKPKQVKSNNPIKAERIKRKGTGKRTNINDLYDDVEAKYSVMERAERVLSSLADEFPSFAKCMLPSNVAHGFWLHLPKSFCNMHLPNHDTSVILVDEWGNEFRTSYLLGRNGLSAGWRGFSISHRLLKGDLLIFRLIEPCKMKVYIVRVNGREVVDAALCLMNWDTLTKSTEFDLVREDKRKRKKAKRLAEPFLVDLSKPKERVHNDSHSIIDLNVSPSEHQCENNSEDLGSEVLEGSDVTNRLQSNEICCPETSFLHDNNPHNSVACR; from the exons ATGGAAGATAGGAATTTGATTTCTGTGAAAACTGTGACCAAAAAAAGTTGTAAAAAAGGTCAACAACAACAAGTAGCTGTACTTCATACACCTACTTCACAATCCTCTGCTTCTACTTCAACTCAAACTGATCCTTCAACCATG ATTAAGACGGTGGAGCTGGAAAGGAAAAAGATGATACCTAAAAAGCCTAGAAGTGTTAAATCTAAGCCGAAGCAA GTGAAATCTAATAATCCCATAAAGGCTGAGAG GATTAAACGTAAAGGGACAGGAAAGCGGACAAATATAAATGACCTTTATGATGACGTTGAAGCTAAATATTCTGTTATGGAGCGAGCAGAAAGGGTTTTATCAAGCCTAGCAGATGAATTTCCCAGCTTTGCAAAGTGTATGCTCCCTTCAAATGTTGCTCATGGATTTTGGCTG CATCTTCCAAAGTCATTCTGCAACATGCATTTACCGAATCATGATACCAGTGTCATTTTGGTTGATGAATGGGGCAATGAGTTCAGGACAAGTTATCTTCTAGGAAGGAATGGTTTAAGTGCTGGTTGGAGAGGATTTTCCATCTCTCACAGACTACTTAAAGGAGATCTTTTGATTTTTCGCTTGATTGAACCTTGCAAAATGAAG GTATATATAGTCAGAGTAAATGGTCGAGAGGTAGTTGATGCAGCTCTTTGCCTCATGAATTGGGATACTTTGACGAAGTCAACAGAATTTG ATCTTGTGCGGGAAGATAAAAGGAAGCGAAAGAAAGCAAAGCGTTTGGCTGAGCCTTTTTTGGTCGATTTATCTAAACCAAAAGAGCGTGTTCACAATGACAGCCATAGTATTATTGATTTAAACGTTTCACCTTCAGAGCATCAATGCGAAAATAACAGTGAAGATTTGGGTTCTGAGGTTCTGGAAG GTTCAGATGTTACCAACCGCTTGCAATCTAATGAAATATGCTGCCCCGAAACATCATTTTTACATGATAATAATCCTCACAACAGCGTAGCTTGTAGGTAG
- the LOC107840282 gene encoding B3 domain-containing protein At3g19184, whose product MVESKKKMLTYEESRLKRLEENKKRMEELNLTKLAQAVRSATSPKPSPMKKVKPRVRQEVDLSSVRRSNRVADKPAPNYREAVIEPLGRPRSYRRRDLLNRVYAADEDRQYAIERAEQLQSEFDADFPSFVKPMLQSHVTGGFWLGLPVHFCKTHLPKHDEYVTLIDENGDEAETKYLALKTGLSGGWRGFAIDHELVDGDALVFQLIAPTRFKVYIIRVNQAEDEETEGVDNVI is encoded by the exons atggtGGAATCAAAGAAGAAGATGTTAACATATGAAGAAAGTCGATTGAAGAGATTGGAAGAGAACAAGAAGAGAATGGAAGAACTCAATCTTACTAAGCTCGCTCAAGCTGTTCGTAGTGCTACGAGCCCTAAGCCTTCTCCT ATGAAGAAGGTGAAACCGCGGGTTAGACAGGAGGTGGATCTTTCTTCTGTGAGAAGGTCTAATCGTGTTGCGGATAAGCCTGCTCCCAACTACAGAGAA GCTGTTATTGAACCTTTGGGACGACCAAGGAG CTACAGGCGAAGAGATTTGTTAAATCGCGTCTATGCTGCAGATGAGGATAGGCAGTATGCTATAGAAAGAGCAGAGCAGTTGCAATCAGAGTTTGATGCTGATTTCCCAAGTTTTGTGAAACCTATGCTGCAATCACATGTAACTGGTGGGTTTTGGCTG GGTCTTCCTGTTCATTTTTGCAAGACACATCTCCCTAAACATGATGAATATGTCACCTTGATTGATGAGAATGGAGATGAAGCCGAGACAAAATACCTTGCGTTGAAGACGGGGCTGAGTGGTGGATGGAGGGGTTTTGCCATTGATCATGAATTAGTTGATGGTGATGCACTTGTTTTTCAGTTGATTGCGCCAACAAGATTTAAG GTTTATATCATAAGGGTTAATCAAGCGGAAGATGAGGAGACAGAAGGGGTGGataatgtcatttaa